Proteins encoded together in one Amphritea japonica ATCC BAA-1530 window:
- a CDS encoding dienelactone hydrolase family protein, translating to MHKNNSPASTINIPQEAFDWYDEYAHGDIDRRTFLKRLGTLGIAGLTLSSISGVLLPDYALAEQVSFNDPDIKASYLAFASPEGHKTGRGYFVVPTGVGAETPAPAVLVAHENRGLNPYIEDVARRLAKAGFVAFAPDALYPLGGYPGNDDEGRAMQKTLERNKIEADFAAAAKMLTTHALTTDKLGMVGFCFGGYLTNQLSAMLPDTIDAAAPYYGTPPKLDIANIKAPLQLHFAGLDKRVNNYWPSYEAALKTAKTEYTAHVYPDVNHGFHNDSTARYHEGSAELAWQRTLAFFNQHLNQSGG from the coding sequence ATGCATAAGAACAACAGTCCAGCCTCTACCATTAACATTCCGCAAGAAGCATTTGACTGGTATGACGAGTACGCCCACGGGGATATTGATAGGCGAACCTTCCTGAAACGGCTCGGCACACTGGGCATCGCCGGACTTACCCTCAGCTCTATTTCCGGGGTATTACTGCCCGACTATGCGCTGGCAGAACAGGTCTCTTTCAATGATCCTGATATCAAAGCAAGCTATCTGGCTTTTGCTTCACCTGAAGGACATAAAACTGGACGCGGGTATTTCGTTGTGCCCACCGGAGTGGGAGCGGAAACACCTGCACCAGCAGTACTGGTCGCCCATGAGAACCGGGGGTTAAATCCTTATATAGAAGATGTGGCTCGACGCTTAGCCAAAGCGGGGTTTGTGGCTTTTGCACCGGATGCTCTGTACCCGCTAGGGGGCTATCCGGGCAATGATGATGAAGGCAGGGCGATGCAGAAAACCCTGGAGCGAAACAAAATAGAAGCCGATTTTGCGGCGGCAGCAAAAATGCTGACCACACATGCACTGACAACGGATAAACTGGGTATGGTGGGCTTCTGCTTTGGCGGCTATCTGACCAATCAATTATCCGCCATGCTACCCGACACTATCGACGCTGCAGCGCCTTATTACGGTACGCCACCAAAACTTGATATTGCCAATATTAAAGCCCCTTTACAGCTACATTTTGCAGGACTGGATAAGCGGGTTAATAATTACTGGCCCAGTTATGAAGCCGCCCTGAAAACAGCAAAAACAGAATACACCGCACATGTGTACCCGGATGTGAACCATGGTTTTCATAATGACTCTACCGCTCGTTACCATGAAGGCAGCGCAGAACTAGCCTGGCAGCGTACCCTGGCATTCTTTAATCAACACCTAAACCAGAGCGGGGGATGA
- a CDS encoding dodecin, with translation MSDHHTYKKIEIVGSSATGTDDAIRNALAECNKSLKNIDWFEVVETRGHVENGKIGHFQVTIKVGFRLENS, from the coding sequence ATGTCTGATCATCATACTTATAAGAAAATTGAGATCGTTGGTTCTTCTGCAACGGGAACCGATGATGCGATTCGTAACGCACTGGCAGAGTGCAATAAGTCGCTAAAAAATATTGACTGGTTTGAGGTAGTTGAAACACGAGGGCATGTTGAAAATGGTAAAATCGGGCACTTCCAAGTGACTATCAAGGTAGGGTTCAGGCTCGAAAATAGCTAA
- the umuD gene encoding translesion error-prone DNA polymerase V autoproteolytic subunit, producing the protein MQISWLGRYLRPSAPVALPLFMNGVAAGFPSPAQDYIERTLDLNDLCVQHPAATYFVRADGDSMEGVGIFSGDVLVVDRSLKALHGDIVIACLDGEFTVKELSTRPALQLLAHNPAYAPIRLDAESTLELFGVVTTVVHSVRQRG; encoded by the coding sequence ATGCAGATTTCATGGCTAGGGCGTTACTTGCGTCCTTCTGCTCCTGTTGCCCTACCCTTGTTTATGAATGGTGTCGCAGCAGGCTTTCCCTCCCCCGCACAAGATTACATCGAACGAACTCTGGATTTGAATGATCTCTGTGTTCAGCATCCAGCGGCAACCTATTTTGTCCGGGCCGATGGCGACTCGATGGAAGGGGTCGGTATTTTCTCTGGCGATGTGCTGGTGGTGGACCGTTCATTAAAGGCGCTACACGGGGATATAGTAATAGCCTGCCTTGATGGGGAGTTTACCGTGAAAGAGTTGAGCACTCGCCCTGCTCTGCAATTATTGGCGCACAACCCGGCCTATGCGCCGATTCGGTTAGACGCAGAAAGCACTCTCGAACTGTTTGGTGTGGTTACAACGGTAGTCCACTCTGTTCGCCAGCGGGGTTAG